Proteins found in one Deinococcus cellulosilyticus NBRC 106333 = KACC 11606 genomic segment:
- the rpsC gene encoding 30S ribosomal protein S3, translated as MGNKINPNGLRLGITKDWNSRWYASKKDYKKLLKEDELIRALVTKRLATAGVARVEIERAGQQISVTISAAKPGVVIGKGGEAIKALRQAIEGLVSAGTVAVNVAEVGNPNLSAPLVALRVAEQIERRFAFRRAMKQAAQRVMESGARGVKVILGGRLGGAEQARVEKVLEGRVPLHTLRADIDYGTALARTTYGIIGVKVLVFNGEVIGNRGEVRPAPQPKPQRGNEERGAQRRRPTARRRKEGGE; from the coding sequence ATGGGTAACAAAATCAACCCCAACGGACTGCGTCTGGGCATCACCAAGGACTGGAACAGCCGCTGGTACGCTTCCAAGAAGGATTACAAGAAGCTTCTGAAAGAAGACGAACTGATCCGTGCCCTGGTCACCAAACGACTCGCCACCGCAGGCGTTGCCCGCGTGGAAATCGAGCGTGCTGGCCAGCAGATCAGCGTCACCATCAGCGCTGCCAAGCCTGGCGTTGTGATCGGCAAAGGCGGCGAGGCCATCAAAGCCCTCCGTCAGGCCATCGAAGGTCTGGTTTCCGCTGGCACCGTGGCTGTGAACGTGGCCGAAGTGGGCAACCCCAACCTGTCCGCTCCCCTCGTTGCCCTGCGTGTCGCCGAGCAGATCGAGCGCCGTTTCGCCTTCCGTCGCGCCATGAAGCAAGCTGCCCAGCGCGTGATGGAATCCGGTGCCCGTGGCGTCAAAGTCATCCTCGGTGGCCGTCTCGGTGGTGCTGAACAGGCCCGCGTCGAGAAAGTGCTGGAAGGCCGCGTGCCCCTCCACACCCTGCGCGCCGACATCGACTACGGAACCGCACTGGCCCGCACCACCTACGGCATCATCGGCGTCAAAGTCCTGGTGTTCAACGGTGAAGTGATCGGCAACCGCGGCGAAGTGCGTCCTGCACCCCAGCCCAAACCCCAGCGTGGCAACGAAGAGCGTGGCGCACAACGCCGTCGCCCCACTGCCCGCCGTCGTAAAGAAGGAGGCGAGTAA
- the rplE gene encoding 50S ribosomal protein L5: MDALKKKYYDEVRAQLQQEFGYASIMQVPRIEKIVLNQGLGSSKEDSKVIDKAASQLAIIALQKPVITKAKKSVSNFKLRQGMPIGLKVTLRGQRMYTFLEKLINVGLPRIRDFKGVNPNSFDGRGNYNLGVKEQLIFPEITYDMVDAVRGMDITIVTNARTDEEARALLGALGVPFRK, encoded by the coding sequence GTGGACGCTCTGAAGAAAAAATACTACGACGAGGTGCGCGCTCAACTGCAACAGGAGTTTGGCTACGCCAGCATCATGCAGGTGCCCCGCATCGAGAAAATCGTCCTCAACCAGGGTCTGGGTTCCAGCAAAGAAGACTCCAAAGTCATCGACAAAGCTGCCAGCCAACTCGCCATCATCGCACTGCAGAAGCCTGTGATCACCAAGGCCAAGAAGAGTGTGTCCAACTTCAAACTCCGTCAGGGCATGCCCATCGGACTGAAAGTGACCCTGCGCGGCCAGCGCATGTACACCTTCCTGGAAAAACTGATCAACGTGGGTCTGCCCCGCATCCGTGACTTCAAGGGTGTGAACCCCAACAGCTTCGACGGACGTGGCAACTACAACCTCGGTGTGAAAGAGCAGTTGATCTTTCCCGAGATCACCTATGATATGGTGGATGCCGTGCGTGGTATGGACATCACCATCGTCACCAACGCTCGCACCGACGAAGAAGCCCGTGCCCTCCTGGGAGCAC
- the rplX gene encoding 50S ribosomal protein L24 encodes MGLHVKKGDLVYVASGKDKGKTGKVLLALPSENKVVVEGVNVVKKHVKANANNPQGGIEEREAALHASKVRLVDPETGKPTRARKQIVDGKKVRVATKSGKVID; translated from the coding sequence ATGGGTCTTCACGTGAAGAAAGGCGACCTGGTTTACGTCGCCAGCGGTAAAGACAAAGGAAAGACCGGCAAGGTTCTCCTGGCGCTGCCCAGCGAAAACAAAGTGGTCGTTGAAGGCGTCAACGTGGTGAAAAAGCACGTCAAAGCCAACGCCAACAACCCCCAGGGTGGAATCGAAGAGCGCGAAGCTGCACTGCATGCTTCCAAAGTGCGCCTCGTTGACCCCGAGACCGGCAAGCCCACCCGCGCTCGTAAGCAAATTGTGGACGGTAAAAAAGTCCGCGTTGCCACGAAGAGCGGCAAAGTGATCGACTGA
- the rpsQ gene encoding 30S ribosomal protein S17: MPKKVLQGVVVSDKADKTVTVKVERRFKHPLYGKVVTRSKKYAAHDETNEYHTGDIVEIINVRPISKTKTWQVTKLIERARGEA, encoded by the coding sequence ATGCCCAAGAAAGTGCTCCAAGGTGTCGTTGTCAGCGACAAAGCGGACAAGACCGTCACCGTGAAGGTTGAACGCAGGTTCAAACACCCCCTTTACGGTAAAGTCGTGACCCGTTCCAAGAAATACGCTGCCCACGACGAGACAAACGAATACCACACCGGTGACATCGTTGAGATCATCAATGTCCGTCCCATTTCCAAGACCAAGACTTGGCAAGTGACCAAGCTGATCGAACGCGCCAGAGGTGAAGCATGA
- the rplV gene encoding 50S ribosomal protein L22 encodes MQSKAIARYIRIAPRKVRLVVDAIRGKSVSEAEDLLRFIPRGASDPVLKVLKSAKANAVNNFDLIEDRLYVAQTFVNEGPTIKRILPRARGRGDILKKRTSHITIILEERNG; translated from the coding sequence ATGCAAAGCAAAGCCATTGCCAGATACATTCGCATTGCTCCGCGCAAAGTGCGCCTTGTCGTTGATGCCATTCGCGGCAAGTCCGTGAGCGAAGCCGAAGACCTGCTGCGCTTCATTCCGCGCGGCGCGTCCGACCCTGTGCTCAAAGTGCTGAAAAGCGCCAAGGCAAATGCCGTCAACAACTTCGACCTGATCGAAGACAGGCTGTACGTTGCCCAGACCTTCGTCAACGAAGGCCCCACCATCAAGCGCATCCTCCCCCGTGCTCGTGGTCGTGGTGACATCCTCAAAAAGCGCACCAGCCACATCACCATCATTCTGGAGGAACGCAATGGGTAA
- the rplP gene encoding 50S ribosomal protein L16: MLLPKRTKYRKMFRGRMTGATKGGEYVAFGDFGLVAQEPAWIKSNQIEACRIVMSRYFRRGGKIYIRIFPDKPITKKPAETRMGKGKGAVEYWVAVVKPGRVMFEVANVTEEQAREAFRLAGHKLPIKTKMVKREVYDEAQ, encoded by the coding sequence ATGCTTCTTCCCAAGCGCACCAAGTACCGCAAAATGTTCCGTGGTCGCATGACCGGTGCAACCAAGGGCGGCGAGTATGTGGCCTTCGGTGACTTCGGCCTGGTGGCCCAGGAACCCGCCTGGATCAAGTCCAACCAGATCGAAGCCTGCCGTATCGTGATGAGCCGTTACTTCCGCCGTGGTGGTAAAATCTACATCCGCATTTTCCCGGACAAACCCATCACCAAGAAGCCTGCCGAAACCCGAATGGGTAAAGGTAAAGGTGCGGTAGAATACTGGGTGGCTGTCGTGAAGCCTGGCCGCGTGATGTTCGAAGTCGCCAACGTGACCGAAGAGCAGGCCCGTGAAGCCTTCCGTCTGGCTGGACACAAGCTGCCCATCAAGACCAAGATGGTCAAACGCGAGGTTTACGATGAAGCTCAGTGA
- the rpmC gene encoding 50S ribosomal protein L29 has translation MKLSEIRQLKPAEIAQEVASRKKELMELRFQNSVGQLANPARIRELKREVAQLLTVTAESKGK, from the coding sequence ATGAAGCTCAGTGAAATTCGCCAACTGAAGCCCGCTGAAATCGCGCAGGAAGTCGCAAGCCGCAAAAAAGAGCTGATGGAACTCCGCTTCCAGAACTCTGTCGGCCAGCTCGCCAACCCTGCTCGCATTCGCGAACTCAAGCGCGAAGTCGCCCAACTGCTGACCGTTACTGCGGAAAGCAAAGGCAAGTAA
- the rplN gene encoding 50S ribosomal protein L14, translating into MIMPQTRLDVADNSGAREIMCIRVLNNGIGAKGLTTGGGGNKRYAAVGDIIIASVKESTPKGNVKSGDVVKAVVVRTSKAIQRPDGSVIRFDKNAAVIINNQGEPRGTRVFGPVARELRDRKFMKIISLAPEVL; encoded by the coding sequence ATGATCATGCCTCAAACGCGACTCGACGTCGCAGACAACAGCGGTGCCCGTGAAATCATGTGCATCCGTGTTCTGAACAACGGCATCGGCGCGAAGGGTCTCACCACCGGGGGTGGCGGTAACAAACGCTACGCCGCAGTGGGCGACATCATCATCGCCAGTGTCAAAGAAAGCACCCCCAAAGGGAACGTGAAGTCCGGCGACGTGGTCAAGGCCGTTGTGGTCCGCACCAGCAAAGCCATTCAGCGTCCCGACGGAAGCGTGATTCGCTTTGACAAGAATGCCGCCGTGATCATCAACAACCAGGGTGAACCCCGTGGTACCCGTGTCTTCGGGCCCGTGGCTCGCGAACTCCGTGACCGCAAGTTCATGAAGATCATCTCCCTGGCTCCGGAGGTGCTCTAA